The Daphnia carinata strain CSIRO-1 chromosome 9, CSIRO_AGI_Dcar_HiC_V3, whole genome shotgun sequence nucleotide sequence ATACGCATGAGAAAATTTACCGCCATCAAGGTAAAAGccatatatatttttgaatgccgtttgaatttttttttaaaggcctACGTTGCTAACTCACCTGCGTTTTGGGCTTTTTGTTTCGTAGGACCAATTTACCCTGCTTATCTTATCAGAGGAGAAAAGCCCGCATTAAAACCGTAACTGCGGTCATAGGTGGGGCAGAAAGCCGTAAGATTTTGCtaataaaacttgtttcttgACAAACATTTTAGAAAACAGGAATAATGGAAAACCAACCCACCCTGGTTGAAGCAGATGCTATTCATCACAGATTGTCTAATCAAGTGAATTCAGTTATACATCTGCCATACAGGTGCTATGATTGCTACCAATCATTCTTTAGTTTGGAGCAACTGGCTCAGCATTCCCTTGAAAAGCCACTACACAGTGAAGAAATCTGTTTGAAGTGTGAAACTtctataattgttttttttaaacctatACAACCAGTGAGACTTCACTCTTGTATCAAATCTAGTATGTGTCACACTTTACCTGACCTTAATTTCCACAGTCAGTTTCTGTTTTCTAAGCTACATTCCTCCTGTGAAATTCCCGATTGTACTGTCATTGGATGTGATATTCAAAGCTGTACAGCAAGTTTTGACTTTACAGTCAGTGGGATCTTTAAGTATTTAAAACATGCCAGCAAATATAGGCATACAACTGTACCCTGttgcaaaaaatgtttgttaacAGAATTTCAAGTGACTGTTGGAGGAAAGAGAATTATTTCCCATTACTGCaccaaaattggaaaagtCATTTGTATTGTTAAAACTTGATATTCGCGTTTTGATTATTCAGAACTACGATCATTTATTTCTCACTTGTAACCGTGAAATTTCTATTTATACGAACCTGCATGACCCACCCCCTTCCGCAACATTGGTTACACTCATCTCGTTTTATTGCAATGTTTGGCAACAACGTCTTGTTGTTGAGGAAATTCTTGCTTGTTTATCAACATAACAGGGGTatacggaaaaagaaaatcagataCAGTCGGTATTGACCCCATTTCATGTATGGCGCGTTGAATAATACATTTGTACCGTTGACCTGTGATTTGACTAAGCCCAGCTGTGTTCAGCTTTCTAAGAATTTCTTCCTGTCGTCAATACGACTCGGAAGGATACAGCATAGATGGAGGAGTATCCACTAGGAATTGAAGGTAGAAAAAAACGTATTacagataagaaaaaaaaaagtactacTTAACTTGATGACGTGCTTAAAATATGTTTGTagaaaaaacctttttttttgtgtactaATCGAAAATTTGCTAGCTATCTTAAAGTTCAATAATTAAGTTTTTCTTGTGACCTGGAAACAAATGCAGCCCATCACTATACCTATTTAATAActaaacatttatttctttattttattttttataaatcAAGAAACAGATGCAGTTCATCATCGTTTGGCTGGAGAATCCCCAGctgtggaaaaaaattttcaatgctATGATTGCAGCCAGTCATTTCATTCACTGGTAGACCTTGGGAATCATTCCCACAGCTACGCTTGGCATAGTGTGGAGATTTGCCTCAAATGCTCTGATCCCATCACAgtgtttattcaaaaatttcctTTAAAGGTCATACATCTTCACACCTGCAAGAAGTCACTTCttcgctatcaaaactcagaTCTGCATCTTCTTtctattcaaattttccaGATTCTTTGCTGGACTGATAAACCACAGCACCAATCTGTGATTTATTGTGATGTTTGTGATGTGTTTTTTCCTCAAACATCATTCGGactgtttgattttttaaatcattctAACTTGACAACCCATAATCTGGTACCCTCAAGTAATTGTCAGAATTGTGCAATGCCAGAAGTCACATTGATGGGTAGCAACCTAGAGTGTtgtattattcatttttgcacCAAAGATTGCAAGTCAGTTCttaaagaagtaaaaaaacatatttaaaTTGGTGGAAGAGCACAGCCGAATTAAGAGGTCTATTCCATATATTTTATCATATTatgtttgaataatttctaatacacatatatttaattgttcatAGATATAATAAGGACGAACCATGCAAAATTTCCTTAGGACAAGGGAACATTTTTATAATAATCCAACGACTTACTAATCGCCTCCTCAGGACTGTAAATAGGTTTGTATCCGAGACGTAGAGTAGCCTTGAGCCGATTAAAACAGtaaaaacagacaatgaaataaAGTGTTGCTGGATGCGGAAAAGGGTTTTTTAGGTGCACTAGTGGTCGCAGCATACGCGACACAAAATGcagaaagagaacaaaaattaCAGCAAGAGTAGCCGGATAAACAAACGATGATGCTTTCATCGATCGAGCTTTCAAGAAGGGATCTAGGAATTCAAAAGAGTTTTGAATGACAGTGTCATCCGTGATAAATATTACTTCACCGCCAATGATCGTTGGGTCCTTCATCAGCTGATCCTTGGCAAGGATATGAGCCCAAGCTGCGTTTCCTGCATACAggtatagattttttttgttttttttttcaaagaattcTGCCTTATAATTAATGCTAAACGAACCAGCATACGTGACTTGAATTCTTTCCCCACCCCATCCAATCCGGTACAAGCAGCCGCCATGGTCATTAGCGATCTTCAAGGCATGTGTGACGTAATATGGGTCTAATTCCCCGTATAGCAGAGTAGGACGAAGGCAAAGCGTCGCGAGATTTCCCGAACctaatttaaacattttattttcgtccATCGTATTTGGTTTGTTTATATAAGAAATAAGCTCACCATCGGCTAAACGTTTTCCATTGGCTTCTCTGATTAGATTCTCTGCATCGTATTTAGTTCGACCGTAATGACCGAAAAGAAAACCGTCTTTAGGAGGAGCTTTTGCCAAATGCTCAGTGGCCAAGAAGAGCGGATCTTTCTTGGGTATCACCACGTGAGCAGTACTTGTAAAGATCAAACATCCTACATTGGCTGTGATGCACTTGTGTATTACGTGGCGAGTACCTGTTCGttggccaaaaaagaaaaagggatcaGCATAATTAAAGTATTAGTGACACTTATCCTTTTACCGTTAACGTTGACCTCTTCCAATTTTTTAGCAGAAGGGAAATGGCTAAATCCCGTTTCGGCAGCGGTATGGATGACGCAATTTACACCTTCAAAGATGTCATTTCCCATGGTCTCTGGTTTAGAAACATCAGCCACGAATGATTTTACGGCCTTTTTCTCCTCGAAGCCTGCTCATGAAAAGGTATACAATTTCAAGTATTGTGGACACTTTCGGCTTTAGCTAGAGAGAAATTTCTATACCAATACGATTGGTAAACGTTTTTTTGTCAATGACACGGATCTCGGCTACTTTTGGGTCTTCCTGAAGCAAGCGAATGATGTGTTGCCCAAGGAACCCTTGGCCtccttgaaaacaaaatgaataataacaTATTCAGTTGATAGCTGTAATAGACCCGGTTTTCAGGAATTTCTGCAACTTTCTTTAGCATACAAAAGTCGGTGAAAGATAAAGATAAATTCTAGTGCTTCTGGCAGGCATCATCACTTGTGGAACTTCTAAATCTGCTATTGCCTCTCCTTCACTCCTTTAGCCAATTGAATTTACTGCCGTATATCGCATCACGTACACAATGTAacggaatatttttttccatccaaCAATGGGATGAGCACACTTTATCTTATTTTCTCTGGTTATTATTATCTGCGCCGAAcgtgcaatattttttatttgattattGAGATAACTAGCGTAAACACAAGAGCTCTTTCAACTTTTGCCTATCACAGAGTAAAACGAGGAAATTTAACTGTACAGCTTCATAGGATTAAATCTagattgttttatttaaagttAATAGTTACTCACCGGTAACAAGAACAACTTCGGAGCCCATTGCACTGGTTTTCCTTGATTTTCCTAAGCGATGTGtttaagtaaaataaaaaaaatcggcaACGTCGCTTCCCTAGCAGAAAGCTAAAAAACTATTCAGTGGAAccaaagaaaacagaaatgttGACCACGTTATCGCTGTGCACATCACATTCACCAAATGCGAAACATTTATACAAATTCTTAATTCGTGAGTGTCGTAAATTGCCAAAAGACGCTCAACCGTATTACAAAAATTTTGTTCGACAGGTAATTTTAATGTACCGTTGTAAAACCCGAATATTATTGCTCTATTTTCAAACTGAAATTCAGTGAATCTTAACTTAAATTTAATCAATTTTACTCGTACCGAATGTCAGTAGACGCTGCGACTGCCAGCATCCGTTAACTAGATACCAACTGTGAACATTTTCCCCTTCTTAGCTAAATTTTATCACTGATAGGATGATACACCAGTATGATCTTTGCCCTCTACATAGCTatcattgtttatttttcaaaaaataggGCTTTGGTCAACATGCTGATGAGGCTGATCCTGAAAGGGTTAAGCAAATAATGCAGCGTGCTGTGGAAGACTCAAAGTGGATTTTGAATAAGGTATGTTTCTATAGtttgaaaattcaattcaatttgcATATCACTAATCTCTTGTTTCAATTCTCTGCTAGTATTGCAcgaaaaaatagatttaaaaaatagaaagacaAATATGGCAGAAACGTTTTGGAGTGCTCTGAAGGTGTGGAGCCAAAAACCACATGTAGTCAACAAACGCCTGACAGGTGTTGCATCCGTAGCCCACTGGAAATGTACATCCCTTTTTTCATCATGGGAAGAAATCgttgaaaaacatttagaaTTAACTGGTCTTAATGAGGTAGAAATAGAAAAGCGAATGAACAGTCATCTGTGGTCCAAATCAGAACACTGGACTGTTGAAAATCATGAAGAAAACACATGCTTTGCCTCGGTCAGAAGATGTTTGCCGAAGCAAACACGTCGCCATCAGACTGTTCTTGAGCTTGAAGTTATAGGTCTGTATGTTATCATTGTCTTTAGTTTCTAATACATATGATTATATTTTTTGGGGTTTCATTTTTATAGATTTTAAACTTAAGTGCGCTGTTTATGTACCATTAAACGAAGCTACTGAAGGGGAAATCGAAAACCTCATTCCTCCTTGCCCATATGCCGCATTTTTGGGACCTTCGGACATTGagctaaaagtttttaagTAAGTTCTTGTAGTTTATTTGAATTTAGAATTTTAAACACTCCATTAAAATTCGGATGATTTCTTCGATAGAAGCGATGCCAGAGGCGAATGGCTTCTTCTTAACGTCTTGCCTAAGTTGAGAAAATGGTATGCTGAGATGGATAATCATTCTACCGTTGACTCTGTTCATTTGGTATAGCTACAgaaagttttctcttttaatttatttaatgtaagtgcttttaaaaatataggTATCATTAGAGGCCTATAACAACCTCTACCaagagttgaaaaaaaaatatgttccTAACATTGCAAAGGTATTTCTGCTAGAATTCATCAACTTGCTCAATAACAGTTTAATCATTTGTATAGGTTTGGCCTGAATGCACCGACCCGCAAAAATTTATCCACGAGGATGTAGCTATTGCTACTTACCTAATCCTCTTGTGGCGTCAGGAACAGAAAGAACTTGAACTAGATGTCGATTACAGGCAGTCTTTTATCGACATTGGATGCGGAAACGGCCTTTTGGTTTACCTACTAACATCAGAAGGATATCCTGGGAAGGGCATCGATATTCGAGCTCGCAAGATATGGTCCTTATATCCGCCAGAAATCCAACTCGAGGTAATAAGCATCCTATCACACAGTGGATTTTGGTCCTGTTCTAACACTTCTTCCCTATGAAGGTATCGACTTTGGTGCCGTCTGAAGAGACTTACTTTCTCGAGTTTGATTGGCTATTGGGAAATCACTCAGATGAGCTGACTCCCTGGCTCCCCGTTATGGCATTAcagagttcgatcaagaggcATCCAGACCACCTACCCACCCGGTACTGGGTCCTGCCTTGTTGTCCGTTTTCATTTTGGGGCAAATTTCAGCGCGAAAAATTCAATTCGGCCAACAGTTCTCGTTATTTCGAATATCTGCGCTTCATTGCCGATATTGGACGTCATTGCGGCTACGAGGTTGAAGAAGACAGACTGCGAATCCCTTCTACAAGGCGTACGTGTTTCGTAGGCACCATTCATAAAAAGAGTGACTCTGAATGGGCCGATTTGctgaaaatcaaaacaaacatgatCGCGTTGAGCAAAGGAGGCGTTCAAGAAACCATGTTTCAGCCACGTTCTGCCGTAGAACTTATCCGCAACTGTACGAGAGTGGAACGAAGTATACAGGATGCGTTCGTTAATTTGACTGCCAAACATTTGCTTAAATGTGGATCCCAGAAACAGCCCGGGGAATGGAATCAAGGAGGTGAAATTAATTTAACCGACCTGGTAACGTTGGTGAGTCAAGAGTTCAAAGATTTAAGCCGATTAAAAAATGAGTGTGGAGGAATCCAGACATTGCTCCGAAATCATTCTCATATCTTCGTGGTGCAAAACAAGTGTGTACGTTTTCGTTCTCCACAAGAGATTTCAATTGACGAATGGCGGAACCAACAGAAAAATCGTGTAGCAAAAAGGAAACCGCGCTTAGCTGCAAATGCTTGCGCAGCTACGAAAATGAAAGCTTGCTGGTTTTTCGCGAATCATCCAGATGGATGTCCTTTGACACAAGAATCATGCCGATATGTTCATTAACGCCAATGCGGTCGTCTTAAAGAAATACACGGtaaattcaattaaatactttttaactttgtttcCTAGAGcttaaaaagataaatgttcATATAGGAAATATATTTGGGTGGATGTAGGGGGGAAAGATACCAGAACGGTACGGCGGTCGCATGTGCAGCTCGAAAGTCTTGAAAATTGTATGAATTTTTCAACCGACAGTATTATTATAGATAGCTTTTTAATTTAACAATGGCTGTGTGTTTGCAATGGTGAGATTTGCCATACATTTTTTGGGGTCTCTAATTCCATTGttatttatacatttataGACTCCAGTCTCACTCCATGGAGATTATTGAACTTAGGATAAAAAATTGCATCTTATTTTCCCCCAATGATTCTTGTATTGACCATTCTTCACAGATATTTGTTACATCCAACTGCAATCAATCAAAACATACCCCAACTGGTAGCCACAAAGGAGTTTACTTTTAATATAAGTATGATGGCCAAAGACAATAATTTTCTGAAAGAAGACATTCAGAACTGTTTTACGAACAATACCTCTTTCTATTCACCTTGAGTCTGATTCTATACCAAGGTAATAAAATGATGATCATTATCGAAATTCTTGGTTATGTAATGTACACAGAAAATCACAAAATCTTAAATGGGAGTTCAGTATAGGAACATGGAACTTGttaattatggcaatccgttttacccaaaataaaaataaaaaatattggctttttttctgttttactgctatcgccatctaccggtcacatttctagttaattctctacatacactgaccgaaaaaattttaagcccgacttttctcggtcgggcttaaaattttttcggcaaaaactgacactcattggaattggtcAGGTAGACATGTGAACCTGGTGGTACCGGAGAGGCTGGATGGCCTTAGCGAAAACTCATCATACTCCATTTTgtaataaactaaaaaaaaaggagcaagAAATTTAAGTGTGTTTCCACAGGTATTAcgcttttttcctttttttaaagttaaattttgatttggatgattacttcaaatttgtttaaaaacatttaattgtgacggataaagtttctcgtaatgacctttgcgtccacaagaggcgccttaaaccgtagCTCATCGGGCAGTTTTTTTGAGGCATTCttctagattggcttaacgcgtgaAGTCTGCTATCTACCGTCCTCGCTAGATTATACTTTTTGACCTCGTGGCTTTGGCGATTTTAAGCATTTAATTTACTcgtttttcattcattctGATCTACACTTTTTCTGTCCAGAGTctcaaggtaagtgttttcttgtatttctagtgtgattactttaatatggttttgtttaacagtgtggagaaggacattttgccagagagtgtccacaagctggtgaGGGCGGTggtagtggtccgttgacgtcacaaagtaatgtgaaaatatcgaaaaatgtgttcgaacttaacttcttggtgctttttatagtatggggaagggggacatttctcgaagATTGTCCACAAGAAGGccgcggcggtggtggaagtcgtacttgccatgaggtaaaaacaaaaaaacatttttagtgctcaattttaacgaagaagagggcaatgtagcaagggattttcttCAAGGAAGatgcattggtggcagcaagtgttacaatgtaaacatcaattatatcttcacaaaaatattttatgttccagtgttcattgttttacccctagtgtcatgaagctggccacacctcgacaggctgcccgaatctattcagtgaattgacggaagatggaaagccgcgtgagcaatacattctggaagctgtgacatgcaatgaaaaggaactgtttatgGGCATCCTCTGTGGGGAACACCTTAACAATTTTCATAAAGTCGTCttccaggtaaaccatttctcaaaactgtattttatgatttaaaaatatctattgggtttgctttatgttacaggaaaagatgtacctcaatacataatatcattcgaagaagccggcctgcacCAACTACtgcttcaaaacattaagaattctggctacataaaaccaacacctgttcagaaagcttcagttgcagttattcttgccaaaagagttttaattgcttgtgctgtcacgggctccggcaaaacggtaatccaattaattaacgctgtgtaattttgaaaccttgatgtcCCCGTACTGGCTttattcgaatgggtcggtttgactgggtaagttgaagtaaaagtaattttgagtgggcacgccggtgattgcgaaTACTAAAaagtccaattgcatctaagatgctcaacaaacccttcgtgatattcgttgattaaatcatctaaaattttacattttttcacgTAGGCGGCGCACTTGGTACCGGtaatgaacatattgttagaacaaggtgttgctggtgcgtctcatgccatgcgGCAAaaccagaagttgtaattgtcgcatccactcgtgaattggccattcaaattcaccgcgaggcgtgtaaattctcctacaattcggttttaaagtctgtgattatatatggaggaattGTCACGAActatcagcggtcaaatcttcaagctgggtgcaatattcttgTCGCGGCCGCGGAGCGActcaaggattttctcgaccgtggagtACTTGACTTCTcgggggtcaggttttaaattttggacgatgctgatcgaatgcttgatatgggtttcggccccaatgttgaaaaaattgtcaaccgtccaacgatgcatcccaaagtatgtcctcgatggcttttgagtgtgagatttgactgatgtaatactatttgtttctctgtagggaattcgtcgtgtttgtatgttttcggctaccTTCCCAGATGAAGTTTAAGCGCTGGcagcgacgtacatggaagactacatattcgtcacaacagtcATTGTCGGTGGCACAAATCGCGATGTtgaacagcttttttttttcagtgtttGAAAAGAGATGAGAGAGCTAATTTGaccgaagttttacaagatctcggtgatgccaagactatcgtttttatcgacagcaaaaagaccgcggatttcgtcgctgcattcttgtgcaataacaacttaaagtaagaatcaaaactgttggaatttgGCAAAGTgtattaactttaaatgtctagtctaccagcatccatggtgatcgTCTTCAGAGTCAGCGTGAGCAAGCGCTTCGTGACTTCAAAAATGTTATTAGGAATATTCTCGTGGCGACTAATGTTGCTGTCCGTGGTGAAGGTAATAGTGTCTgggttcttccttttttttttatacgtatTTCATGTTTGTATTGTATTCCCTAGATATTGCCGTCGTCAActatgtcgtaaattatgactTACCGACTGATATTGAAGAGTATGTTCATCGTGGTGGTCGAACTGGTCGCGtgggaaatgttggaaaatcaataaggTTCTTTGACGATGAAAGAGATGACCCTAACGCTGGAAAGTTTGTGTCTTTGTTAACTAGGGTAAGAACCTACTCCAGTTTGACATCTAATTATATTTCTCTGCCCTTGTGTTCGTAATTAATAATCCTACGTATGTTTTTTGTTAATCCAACGCCGATGTACCGCCATTCATGCAAGCGATGGTCCCAGGCGTGAGTGGAATGGGTTACGACTTTAGCGCCCCTTCGACTCAATGGGGGTTTTGCTAGTCGAGATATGCGCCGAGTAAGTTAATACCTAGAtagtttttattacttgtagATCTAATTTAGTCTATTCGCAGTTCGGCGATAAACCTGGATTTGCTGCCTTGCCTACTGAAGTTGACGAGAGTTGGGATTAACTCAATGTCGTTCACATGGTTGTCTTATTTTGGCGTAATccaaaaccaaaattcttGTCCAAGAACATCTTGGAACTTGTaatgtttgtttgaaaaatttgattacGTGTTTATTTTGCTAATCCAGATACCTGACTACAGAACGAATTaatttttgtgaagaaaacagtcaattgtaaaattttctatttatacttttctatttaaatggccttttatttttttttaaattatcaaaTAACTACATAGCTATCAAAATCTCAAACAAAGTATGTAATGACAGTTATGGCATACCGGTAGCATGCTGTCCTACAGTGcgaaaggtctgtggttcgaatcccagaatgGTTAATATTGCTTGGCGTAGACGTCCCAGAAAAATTCTGGGACGCTACCGACCATCTGATCGtcgagaagaaagaatttttccttttttttgccatttttcgttatttcgacaaataaaCGTTTCATGTGTAGAAAAAAATGCACCTGGCGAATCTTAGTATTGAACCCTCGACCTTCGGCTTctgaagccgatgctctaccattgagctatttCACATATTTTAATACTGCTATTACTAATAGTGAATTTAGGAATACGTGTtggacttggaaaaaaaaggcaagctTCCTTTTCGTTGCCTGACCATTCACTGGCTCAGAACATCGAAACCAAGACCCAGgccaaaaaaatggaacactTAGGCTTTCTTTGCCTGTACCAATGTTCAGGCAAAGGCTTGGCTGGCTTGGAACATCGAAGCCAGGACCCATGCCACTTGCCTTTACCGAATACCAATACGCCGCCATTTGTACGtcaaaccgttttttttttttttttttttgctttttcgtttttttttctacctgccAATTAGTTGGGGTGGCAATGACGCATTTAGcgtcgaaacaaaaaacaaccattACCACAATTCCAAATACTGTTCAGACCATTGTGTATTTGTCAAACACAAAGGGCAGCATGGAAGACGAGACGAGGAGCAGACGAGAGACACTAGAGCACAAAATAACGAAGTCAATTGAAGGGGGGAGGATTTACGGATGCTAAGGTTGATAACCTAAGCAATTTTGTGTGTACATccatatttatatataattaAACATACCTATAAATTTGACTAAAAACAGATCTTTCTACTCaggaaattttttcttttattttctcttcaaaaacaggttgttgCATATTAATTGTAAATGTCTGTGTTCAATTATTACAAATACATCAAAATGCCATCAACCAAGATAGTGCCTTAATTGGTTGACAAAGGGAAGGctcaaaacattttcgttcCACTATGATAATTAATttatataaagaaaaacatgtcaCCAGACAAATAAAACGATAATCAATCGTGTTTTAAGTAGCGTGTTCCTGTCCAGTAAAGCGTTTTTTTCTGAGTAAGGGATCTTCGTTTTCCACAAGGCCACAGCAAACTTCTGTTTCACTGTATTTCACTTTAACATTGTTAACCTTGAGTTTTCCCTCATTACTCTACTGTAAATTGTGAAAAACCTAATAACTTTGAACACTTGCACCTTCCCCCACTTATGTCAACACGAGGCACTGTACGGAAGCAGACGAAATCAAACAACGCTGCCAGATGGGTGATAATCAGCCCTGAATACctgtgtaaaagaaaaattaaaaaatcgggcttaaaGTTTGATTGGAATGAGAAGCATCTAGTGGTTCAAAAACCaaccatttgaaaaattttgtcaTTTTAAATTGCCTTGGGATTAGGGAAGTGGGTGTGCTTGTACGTTTGTCCGGTTCCCTACATTTGTCTTTCAAAGgatatttcaataaaaaattgatggtatgttgttttcaattgaattaatCCATTGTGCTGTATGTGTTGAGTTTCAGAGATTTCACACTGATTTCCCCCCTTCATGTAACAGTTTACCTTGTGATCACCTAAGCAAGTTGTAACCAGATGATTTTGGGCAAGCTATGTCTGCCATTGGTCATCATGGAACTGCCCAGTGAGAGGATTCACATTCTGTTTGCCACTATGTGCTAGGCATCTTACTTCCATTTCTATCAACATCATGATCCTGAACGCACAAGGATTGCTGACACTAGGTAGTTGTACTATAACACAACTAAGTATTTGAGAACAAAACTGTCTAAGTCTCACACTCTTCATTTGGTCATGTTGCAGTTTTCCACTATCTATCATCTGTTGAGTGCATTCATATATGCATTCTTGTATGTTTGATAACTTCCACGTTTTCATCATGAAACAGCCAAACCTTCCATAACCAAACCTCTACCAATCCATCACTTTTACAAAAGCAGTCTTCTCACTGTTAGCCAACAAAAAACATACATAGGCTTTGAGACCATCTCTACCTTTCAGGTATCTTAAGTTTCCTGTTGTTGAGTATTGTTGATTGTAACATAACATTTTGTGATAGGACTTCCTCATCCTGCTATTCTTGCGCCTTCGCCGCGTCGCTGTCAccatcgtcttcgcctcatcgctgTTACCGTCGCCTTTTCGCTGTTATCGTCGCTTCATCGACTTTGCCTCGTCGCCTTCACACcgtcgcctcatcgccttcgtctcatcgccatcgtctcatcgccatcgtctcatcgccatcgtctcatcgccatcgtctcatcgccatcgtctcatcgccatcgtctcatcgccatcgtctcatcgccatcgtctcatcgccatcgtctcatcgccatcgtctcatcgccatcgtctcatcgccttcgcctcatcgccatcgccttcgcctcatcgccttcgcctcatcgccttcgcctcatcgccttcgcctcatcgccttcgccccATCGCCTTCGCCCCATCGCCGTTGCcgtcgcctcatcgccttcgccccATCGCCGTTGCCGTCGCCTCATTGCCTTCGCCCCATCGCCGTCACCCcggt carries:
- the LOC130688445 gene encoding 3 beta-hydroxysteroid dehydrogenase type 7-like, coding for MGSEVVLVTGGQGFLGQHIIRLLQEDPKVAEIRVIDKKTFTNRIGFEEKKAVKSFVADVSKPETMGNDIFEGVNCVIHTAAETGFSHFPSAKKLEEVNVNGTRHVIHKCITANVGCLIFTSTAHVVIPKKDPLFLATEHLAKAPPKDGFLFGHYGRTKYDAENLIREANGKRLADGSGNLATLCLRPTLLYGELDPYYVTHALKIANDHGGCLYRIGWGGERIQVTYAGNAAWAHILAKDQLMKDPTIIGGEVIFITDDTVIQNSFEFLDPFLKARSMKASSFVYPATLAVIFVLFLHFVSRMLRPLVHLKNPFPHPATLYFIVCFYCFNRLKATLRLGYKPIYSPEEAISKSLDYYKNVPLS
- the LOC130688437 gene encoding probable tRNA (uracil-O(2)-)-methyltransferase → MAETFWSALKVWSQKPHVVNKRLTGVASVAHWKCTSLFSSWEEIVEKHLELTGLNEVEIEKRMNSHLWSKSEHWTVENHEENTCFASVRRCLPKQTRRHQTVLELEVIDFKLKCAVYVPLNEATEGEIENLIPPCPYAAFLGPSDIELKVFKSDARGEWLLLNVLPKLRKWYAEMDNHSTVDSVHLVSLEAYNNLYQELKKKYVPNIAKVWPECTDPQKFIHEDVAIATYLILLWRQEQKELELDVDYRQSFIDIGCGNGLLVYLLTSEGYPGKGIDIRARKIWSLYPPEIQLEVSTLVPSEETYFLEFDWLLGNHSDELTPWLPVMALQSSIKRHPDHLPTRYWVLPCCPFSFWGKFQREKFNSANSSRYFEYLRFIADIGRHCGYEVEEDRLRIPSTRRTCFVGTIHKKSDSEWADLLKIKTNMIALSKGGVQETMFQPRSAVELIRNCTRVERSIQDAFVNLTAKHLLKCGSQKQPGEWNQGGEINLTDLVTLVSQEFKDLSRLKNECGGIQTLLRNHSHIFVVQNKCVRFRSPQEISIDEWRNQQKNRVAKRKPRLAANACAATKMKACWFFANHPDGCPLTQESCRYVH